A section of the Bacteroidia bacterium genome encodes:
- a CDS encoding tetratricopeptide repeat protein gives MPIVSLLFVLCVSFSFAYGQSWKVLDSLCYQYHDSQPDTAIILGNKALQICSMEKGKNSVEYAVCLDHVAWAYKNKAKFRVADSLYQEAAFILQMLQKTETPEYAEIINNLGILREIQGKFADAEKFYTQSIQIRERILGKAHLEYATSCNNIGNLYLNQDRLSEAEFYLKQALSIIQKNVGKAHIYYATIANNLAKAFQAQGKYPEAELLYKEAKQVYQSLLGKKHPYYATACNNLGFLYEKQGLYEQAEQLYREALDIRLAVLGKQHPDYAASCNLLGGLFYATGKYEQAETWYREALSIKLAIFGQQHQEYAGACNNLGFLYAAQKKYYPAETLFKISQRIYAQTLGKNSTYYATACNNLGRIYRLQQKYASAESLFKEALQIYTKVFSKTHLTYLQTCENLSAMYIQQKRYSEAETLFKHIIQSKMQDIETNFKNLSESEKEKYLKTNVESVFNTFQNFVFIRYQKNPAITEQSYNLVLETKGLILNSTEKIKNRIINSQDESLKTLYLEWKATKDKYTKAQNLSAEIRQKKKINLDSLNKRINELEKELALKSEDFAHTFASRSYTWKDIQNKLKPFEAAVEIIRLYRKEFIQDETNDPVLYFALIVKKNSKHPELVTMPNGSKLEKEYLINYKRSIRHKILDEVSYNVYWRPLKAALKDIQTVYLSPEGVFHQISFSTLYNPHKRQYLCDEIQIVNVTSTKDILQSIPLSKGKAYLIGNPSYQIDLNLSELIKCTNCLEARDILPLQGSEKEVKQIATFLPNAIIVTGANATEEFVKSLKNPRVLHIATHGYFKKGQYQTSMQAMLNAGLLLAGVVDYDRMQARPLDKEDGKLTAFEVMNMELDSTELVVLSACETGLGQTNKEGVYGLQRAFKVAGAQSIMMSLWKINDEATQLLMAKFYENWQKKAMPKREAFELAQKEVRQQYKEPYYWGAFVMIE, from the coding sequence ATGCCCATAGTATCACTTCTTTTTGTACTTTGTGTTAGTTTTTCATTTGCATACGGACAGAGCTGGAAAGTTTTAGATAGTTTGTGCTATCAATATCATGATAGCCAACCTGATACTGCTATTATACTCGGTAATAAAGCATTACAAATCTGTTCAATGGAAAAAGGCAAAAACAGTGTAGAATATGCCGTCTGCCTTGACCATGTTGCTTGGGCTTACAAGAATAAAGCTAAATTTCGGGTAGCAGATAGTTTATACCAAGAAGCTGCTTTTATTTTACAGATGCTTCAAAAAACTGAAACTCCTGAGTATGCTGAAATTATCAACAATTTAGGTATTTTAAGAGAAATTCAAGGTAAGTTCGCTGATGCTGAAAAGTTTTATACTCAAAGTATACAAATACGGGAACGTATTTTAGGAAAAGCGCACCTAGAATATGCCACCTCTTGCAATAACATAGGTAATTTATACCTTAACCAAGATAGGCTTTCAGAAGCAGAATTTTACTTAAAACAAGCCTTGTCTATCATACAAAAAAATGTGGGGAAAGCTCATATTTACTATGCTACTATAGCTAATAATTTAGCAAAAGCATTCCAAGCACAAGGTAAATATCCCGAAGCCGAATTACTTTACAAAGAAGCTAAGCAAGTATACCAAAGTTTATTAGGTAAAAAACATCCGTACTATGCTACGGCTTGCAATAATTTGGGTTTTTTATATGAAAAGCAAGGCTTATACGAACAAGCAGAACAACTTTACCGAGAAGCATTAGATATTCGCCTAGCTGTATTAGGCAAGCAGCATCCTGATTATGCAGCATCTTGCAATTTGTTAGGCGGATTATTTTATGCCACAGGCAAGTATGAGCAAGCAGAAACTTGGTATAGAGAAGCATTATCTATAAAACTTGCAATATTTGGGCAGCAGCATCAAGAGTATGCAGGCGCATGTAATAATCTTGGATTTTTGTATGCTGCTCAAAAAAAGTACTATCCAGCAGAAACCTTATTCAAGATTTCTCAAAGAATTTACGCACAAACTTTAGGTAAGAATAGCACTTACTATGCCACAGCTTGTAATAATCTTGGGCGTATTTATAGATTACAGCAAAAGTATGCATCAGCCGAATCTTTGTTTAAGGAAGCGCTTCAGATTTATACCAAAGTCTTTTCTAAAACTCATCTCACTTATCTTCAAACCTGCGAAAATTTATCTGCTATGTATATACAGCAAAAAAGATATTCCGAAGCAGAGACACTTTTTAAGCACATTATTCAGTCTAAAATGCAGGATATAGAAACTAATTTCAAAAATCTATCCGAAAGCGAGAAAGAAAAATATCTTAAAACAAACGTAGAAAGCGTTTTTAATACCTTTCAAAACTTTGTTTTTATACGGTACCAAAAAAATCCCGCAATCACTGAACAAAGCTATAATTTAGTCCTTGAAACAAAAGGACTAATTCTCAATAGCACTGAAAAAATTAAAAATAGAATTATCAACAGCCAAGATGAAAGCTTGAAAACTCTTTATTTAGAATGGAAAGCTACCAAAGACAAATACACAAAGGCTCAAAATCTTAGTGCAGAAATTCGTCAAAAAAAGAAAATTAACTTGGATAGCTTAAATAAACGAATCAATGAGTTAGAAAAAGAGCTTGCCTTAAAAAGCGAAGATTTTGCTCATACTTTTGCTTCTCGATCTTATACTTGGAAAGATATCCAAAATAAGCTCAAACCTTTTGAAGCAGCGGTAGAAATAATCAGGTTGTACCGAAAAGAGTTTATTCAAGATGAAACTAACGATCCTGTATTATATTTCGCACTGATAGTTAAGAAAAACAGTAAGCATCCTGAACTGGTAACTATGCCTAACGGTAGTAAGTTAGAAAAAGAATATCTTATCAACTACAAACGTAGTATTAGACACAAGATATTAGATGAAGTTAGCTACAATGTTTATTGGAGACCTCTCAAAGCAGCTTTGAAGGACATACAAACAGTATATCTTTCGCCTGAAGGAGTATTTCACCAAATTAGTTTTTCGACATTGTACAATCCTCATAAACGGCAGTATCTTTGTGATGAAATTCAGATAGTTAATGTTACAAGTACTAAGGATATACTACAAAGCATACCTTTGAGCAAGGGAAAAGCTTACCTTATTGGAAATCCTTCATATCAAATAGACTTGAATTTGAGTGAGTTAATCAAGTGTACTAACTGCTTAGAAGCTCGAGATATTCTTCCACTGCAAGGTTCAGAAAAAGAAGTTAAGCAAATTGCTACATTTCTTCCCAATGCTATTATTGTAACAGGTGCAAATGCCACGGAGGAATTTGTCAAATCTTTGAAAAATCCGCGTGTTTTGCACATTGCTACACATGGATATTTTAAGAAGGGGCAATATCAGACCAGTATGCAAGCCATGCTAAACGCAGGACTGTTGTTAGCAGGGGTAGTAGATTACGATAGAATGCAGGCGCGCCCATTAGACAAAGAAGATGGAAAATTAACAGCATTTGAAGTCATGAATATGGAGTTAGACAGTACAGAGTTAGTTGTGTTAAGTGCATGTGAAACAGGTCTAGGTCAAACAAACA